TTGGAATTAACGTAAAGTCGATTTGTGATAACGCTGTCAAAGCAGCAGCTTGTATACCGGCATGCGCCTGGAACAAAGCTGCCAAACTGTCTACTGTTATTCCATTTGGATGTACTTGAATTGCCGAAGGATAATTAGGTTTATAACCCGGAGGAGGTTCGACTCCCTCCTCCATTTCTCGTGCACGTTGTAGTCGTGCTCTTTTGTCACAATCCTGTAATGCAGACTATTAAGTACCAAGTTTGACACACAAGTTTATTACAGATGCAATAAGACATACTTCCATTGGAAATTCTTCTGGATTGAATCTTGAAAGGTCGATCACAGGGCTGGGAGGAAGCGGTCGTAGCACTGGACTTTGAGGAGCAGACCgactattaaatataacacCAGCTCCCATAGGGTGTTCTTCGGTTCTTCTATAACCAGTGCAAACACAATCTAAACTATTATTTCCTTGACCAGGAATAATATCTGTACTTTTAGAACTTTTATTCTTAGCAcagttaaattttaatacccAGCTACTTCGCTTCtttttcgaagataaaatatgaGTACACACTGGACTTTGATCCTTATTACGTTGTTTacctaataatattaaatttcatatcaatttataatactaattaataaaatccacAACAAACGTATAAACATGAGAAagacaaaaaatatatcttttaccTTTTCGTTTTCCAAATGATAATGTTTTAGAAGATCTTCTTAAAGGAGGATTTATAGGACTATCTTCAGAACTACTACTAGTATTACTACCCCCAGAACTACTACAACACGCTTCCTGTTGCTTAAAACATATTTCCTTAgtaatatttccattattataaatcttcttTGAATCCTGTGTCTCGATTGGTTGACTGtataaagtttcaaatttagaATTATGATTATCTAGgtctaaatttaaattatcattatccAAACTCCCATCTGTCTTGCATTCTTCATGAAGAATCAAacttaaattcaataaattttctatatcatCTTGATTCATCATTTCTAATTGTGTTGGCTGGATAACATTAGTACATGTTTCGGAAGACTGCCTTTCACCATCCATTCTAAAAAATTCCCTGAGACTAGCGAAATGCTGTCCCATTATTGAATGGATTGACAGGCATCTTATTGCCCTCAAAagtatttcatttccatttctcCTCTACAGAAATGTTATTAACACTTTTACGTTATACAATatcattgtattattatatcagaTAAATTTGCCAATCGATTCAATCGAAGGAGGTCTCGTTTATCTACAACAAAGTATACtatttcaaaatcaattaaaatagaagactatttagttttaaaatactgcaagtaattgttatttccctataaaacaattatttattctttttaaagtaaaatggtatcaatttttaacaaaaagagacttatttaatacaaacataaatttcatccactttagatatgaattttaattacatatacatatttaccaGCAATATAAAAATCCTATAGCATAATATCTTCACAGAGGCTATAGAAAAGGATTATTCAGACGTTCATAATGAACATTTCTTAATGGCAGCTAGTTGAAACACGTCCAGACAAGTTTTGACAAGATTTCCCTCTTCAATTTAGGCACGTGTGTcgacatatatttttagtcTTCACCAAAGTACGTATTTCACAATACAATTGAAGACATATCTTAAAATATAGCACACTTCTCTCTCAATTAATGTAATGAAAGGAGTAAATTGTCAAAACATCACCTAATGTATCGTCAGCCATTTTCCCCAACTGATTCTCTCTTGTGCATCATTGGTAAGATACAAACTAGATAGCGATTCACGCATTcgacaaagaaaatatattttagattcacaaataaattatattatacgtcaAATGTCTTATAAGGCCATATTCATTTAATGTCTATACACGTTTTTGATCATATATcctagaaattaatataaagaaaaatgtaatttacaatGATATCAAATAAATGAATGTAGATAGAACATTATGGTTAAGTAAATGAAATAGTATCTTTTCCTTTATTGACAGATCTTTATGAGATCACTCTTATCAACTTGTGACAAAATGATAACAGCAATGTTTTGTGTGAATCGAATATTACTAGAATAAAGGAAACTGTGCTTTTTCAAGTGAAACAACTGAACTTAACAATGgaagttaataaaaagtacACAGTATTAGTAACCGGATTTGGTCCATTTGATAATCATATCGTTAACGCTAGCTGGGAAGCTGCAAAGGAATTAAGTAAACTATGCATTAACTCGAAAGAATTGATGGACGTTGAAGTAATCGTAAAAGAGATTCCAGTTTCGTATGAAGATGTAACTAAATATGTACCAAAGTTTTGGCAAGAGTATAAACCTATAGTAAATTTTGATTTGTAATCAAGTTACACCTTACGACTCGATGAATAGCAACTTTCTactttcccccttttttttttgttaggTGGTTCTACATTTAGGAGTAAGTCGCCAAGCGCGATGTTTAACTATAGAATGTCGTGCTCATAGTAATGGTTACttaagaaaagatatatttaacaaatgtcCAGACGAAAGTAATATTGAatctgaaatttttgaaactaaaATCAACGCCAAACAAATTTGTAACATAATTAACGAAAGTTCAGACAAAACAAAATGCAATGCTTGTATTTCATACAATGCAGGGAGATATTTATgtgaatacatattttataaatctctACAGATTGCACCTAAAAGGACACTATTTGTTCATGTTCCAGATTTCAATCAGTATTCAAGTGTACAAAGTGCAAAAggtttatatgaaattttatattatattatcgagGATATGAAAAAACAATAGACAATAAgctttataatataaaagttataattgtatgtgtgtatgtccaaagtagtatttaataaatcactATTTAAAATACTAAACTTATTcttaatgtaaaaaaatgattgttattttatataaatatatatatgtcgcaGATATGTTGTCACTTCATCTATGATCCTCCATGTTGAAATCTAGTACGTGCAGGTGGTATATTGTATCTAAGCTCTAAAAACTCTGGTTTCCTTATCAAAGAAGCTACATGACCCATTTGAATCGTACAGTCAGGATTTAGATTTGGAGGTAATAATGTACACTCTCGTTCTAAAATGCAAGCCACTGCTTCTAGAAGTTCTATAAATCCCATTGATGATGCAGCTTTACGTAATCGATTCACCTCCtgcaaaaagatataaaaatgttatgaaTAAGAATATTCGCAACAATTTTGTGTTGTCTCTTATTATTTTACCTTATAGAAGTTTTGAGTTTTCTCAGGTAATTTTCTTGCATGCCttaaaattttctgaatatcTGACTGTAACCCGCCTTGACGAATCCAAGAAGGTCCACTTTGAGTATAACTCCTTTTGTCATTTGGCCTAACTGGAAAACTAACAGCAGTACCTTTAGCTGCATCAGTAGGACCTAAATTGCTGAAATTACCTAACCAAGGCACAACATCTAAACCTGGTTCTAATACTGTTAACATTAAATTtgactttttttttgtatctgCCCACGAATATATAAATCCATACCATTCACTGTTTAACAAACAGAGAGCTACCATATTTTCAAcctatagaaaatatctattctataatttctatataattaaaaaatattgaatttgttgaaattttgttacctTTAATGCTCCATGTAATAATACGCAAAAGGATGGTACTTTTCCTTCATCTCCATTCTCATCCGTATCTGAATCTTCTTCTAAAGATATTCCTTGCATGCTTGGACTCTTTTCTGTGGCTAATGGTAACACCAAATGTCTAGATATAGCACTAGGACTACCAACATCTGCTACCGATATAAATCCACAAATTTCTATGGTTTTTGATATCATTAACCCAGATGTTAATTCAAAATCTGTCTTCTTAGTGTATGGCTGAAATGTAACAACTTTGTTTAAAACCTGAAGTAAGTTTCCTTTACATGTTATTATTTACCATAGGTGCTGGTGAAAGAAGAATACGAGAACCTAAATTTCCACACTTCAAATATCCTTGAAAAGACACATAATTAGTTTCtgataatttttgaaaacaagTTGTGACCGAATGTTTTGAAAGTGGAGATTCAGGCACTAATACTACGCTATCACCACCAGCAAGATCGACTAAACGTTGGTACAATGGTAAACCAATGCGTAAACCAGCATCtgataaaagatttaaattacttaacaTATTTAAGACTACTGAAATATTGCATGATCATATTATAACATACCTTGTTGTGATGCAAGGCATATAACGCTTAATTTTCCTGGATAAGGAAAAGGTAGTGGAAATGGATTTACATCTCTTGTTACATTTAAGGAATTCAAAGAATCACCTAAAGACATCGGTCCTACTCCAGGATTACCATCAGTGATTAACACTACTTGACAAGCAGTAGTATTACCCCATTCTGCcataataacattattaacACCATGAAGAGCAGTTTCAATACAAGTCTTGTCacattcttcgatattttgtaatttcgaaCGTATGCTATCATAATCACGAGTGAATGGGCAAATAACTTCGTACAATGAGGAAAACACAACctaaattaaaatggaaacgtATAAGTAATACAAGTAATAAGgaactatttattattgagAAAGGACTTACTAAAGCCACAAATTCCAATTTTGAGTTTGCTTgcaaataatgtaataatgcATTTATGCCATGTACAGCTAAGTGATGTCTTgttaattgttcaatttgattattttcacCAGATCCGCTTCCTAATATAGGACGCCTCATTGATAAAGACACATCTAATGCTATAACTGTTGGCatctttatatattactaaacaaaagttttaatttcctttatatCAACACAATATTTATCCacatttctttctatatttatcaactagaaaataacgtaatagtcattattcgaaaattttagGTTAGAACTTTTAAACGTTGTCTATACATGtgtatgtgtacatatatatatacacacatatatgtatattgccTCGTAAATATCGTTCTGATCATTTAGtaatagatttataaattatattttcattttccattgaacagtattttattctgttttgtGTTTATagtttatgttattattttatatcttataattttttgttcagTCAATTCAGCTTTAATCATTTGTCCTACGATAATACTACATTTTGCGCAATTGTTTTTGTCTTATAACTTATTTTGTCAGACATTAAACAAGCTTCTATCATGGTATTTATCTTACAGCACATGTATGCAGTAACAGATTATACTAGCGATAAGTAGGAAGATCGCCGATGCAATGTTAGAAAAGTCAGCCAAAATATGCGCACTAAGAATAAACGCCTCTAACGGTCACCAGCCGAACTCTACGCATATTTCTTCTCCGGTGCTTTGGTAGGAGTAACATGCGTATGCACGGCGAGAGGGGAAGTGCATTCGTATCGTCTACCGAGGAAAAAATTGCGCACTGTATAGGGTAGGGGTCGCTGCAAAAGCAGATCTGTTGGATTAATCTTCCACACATCCATTACCgggaaaaattataaacaaaaatttttttgcaCAAACTGATTCGGTACGttattatcaatgaaatttatgtgtTTGGGACTCTTGTGAAAAGTTGGGCGCCATTGTTAAAAATGCGCATGAAGACGTGAAAGAAACGCATCTAGAAAGAAACGTAAACATTGAAAGTAAATTGCATTTCTTTATTGATTACAAACATATTGGGGACGGGAGCAATAATCATGATATCAGAAGCACAGCTGCAGCCACCAACAGCAACCAGCAGCAACGATTTTCTTGGAAACACAAtacaatacataatataatgaaagtaaaaaatgagattacttattttaaactacttatacaaaatgtatttgcAAAGAGTTTCAATAAATCAGAATAGTTCAGCAACATTTTACAATGttgttatttattcttttcactATCGAATCCCACAAAAACCCAccagaatttaaaaaataaaatcgaaaaatggTTAAGAACATGCGGAATTTAAAGAGGAA
The nucleotide sequence above comes from Bombus pyrosoma isolate SC7728 linkage group LG1, ASM1482585v1, whole genome shotgun sequence. Encoded proteins:
- the LOC122567755 gene encoding integrator complex subunit 14; translation: MPTVIALDVSLSMRRPILGSGSGENNQIEQLTRHHLAVHGINALLHYLQANSKLEFVALVVFSSLYEVICPFTRDYDSIRSKLQNIEECDKTCIETALHGVNNVIMAEWGNTTACQVVLITDGNPGVGPMSLGDSLNSLNVTRDVNPFPLPFPYPGKLSVICLASQQDAGLRIGLPLYQRLVDLAGGDSVVLVPESPLSKHSVTTCFQKLSETNYVSFQGYLKCGNLGSRILLSPAPMPYTKKTDFELTSGLMISKTIEICGFISVADVGSPSAISRHLVLPLATEKSPSMQGISLEEDSDTDENGDEGKVPSFCVLLHGALKVENMVALCLLNSEWYGFIYSWADTKKKSNLMLTVLEPGLDVVPWLGNFSNLGPTDAAKGTAVSFPVRPNDKRSYTQSGPSWIRQGGLQSDIQKILRHARKLPEKTQNFYKEVNRLRKAASSMGFIELLEAVACILERECTLLPPNLNPDCTIQMGHVASLIRKPEFLELRYNIPPARTRFQHGGS
- the LOC122567800 gene encoding pyroglutamyl-peptidase 1 isoform X1; this encodes MEVNKKYTVLVTGFGPFDNHIVNASWEAAKELSKLCINSKELMDVEVIVKEIPVSYEDVTKYVPKFWQEYKPIVVLHLGVSRQARCLTIECRAHSNGYLRKDIFNKCPDESNIESEIFETKINAKQICNIINESSDKTKCNACISYNAGRYLCEYIFYKSLQIAPKRTLFVHVPDFNQYSSVQSAKGLYEILYYIIEDMKKQ
- the LOC122567753 gene encoding suppressor of cytokine signaling 5; this translates as MGQHFASLREFFRMDGERQSSETCTNVIQPTQLEMMNQDDIENLLNLSLILHEECKTDGSLDNDNLNLDLDNHNSKFETLYSQPIETQDSKKIYNNGNITKEICFKQQEACCSSSGGSNTSSSSEDSPINPPLRRSSKTLSFGKRKGKQRNKDQSPVCTHILSSKKKRSSWVLKFNCAKNKSSKSTDIIPGQGNNSLDCVCTGYRRTEEHPMGAGVIFNSRSAPQSPVLRPLPPSPVIDLSRFNPEEFPMEDCDKRARLQRAREMEEGVEPPPGYKPNYPSAIQVHPNGITVDSLAALFQAHAGIQAAALTALSQIDFTLIPNIERPAHTQVDYVHCLVPDLRSITACSFYWGKMDRYEAERLLEGKQEGTFLLRDSAQEEFIFSVSFRKYGRSLHARIEQWNHKFSFDSHDPGVYASETVCGLIEHYKHPSCSMFFEPMLTIPFHRNFAFPLQHLCRAVITTRTTYDGINKLQLPKTLKSYLKEYHYKQRVRVRRLDTENDLQSDGRSISYLPLI
- the LOC122567800 gene encoding pyroglutamyl-peptidase 1 isoform X2, encoding MEVNKKYTVLVTGFGPFDNHIVNASWEAAKELSKLCINSKELMDVEVIVKEIPVSYEDVTKYVPKFWQEYKPIVVLHLGVSRQARCLTIECRAHSNGYLRKDIFNKCPDESNIESEIFETKINAKQICNIINESSDKTKCNACISYNAGRYLCEYIFYKSLQIAPKRTLFVHVPDFNQYSSVQSAKDMLSLHL